The following coding sequences lie in one Arachis ipaensis cultivar K30076 chromosome B03, Araip1.1, whole genome shotgun sequence genomic window:
- the LOC107628838 gene encoding kinesin-like protein KIN-7E: MGAIGGEELLKWEKMQALSGREEKIFVLIRLRPLNEKETAANETADWECINDTTVLYRNTLREGSTFPSAYTFDRVFRGDCDTRQVYEEGAKEIALSVVNGINSSIFAYGQTSSGKTYTMVGITEYAVADIFDYIKRHEERAFVIKFSAIEIYNEVVRDLLSTDNTPLRLRDDPERGPILEKLTEENLRDWGHLQELLSFCEAQRQVGETYLNEKSSRSHQIIRLTIESSAREFLGKGNSATLAASVNFVDLAGSERASQLSSAGVRLKEGCHINRSLLTLGTVIRKLSKGRNGHINYRDSKLTRILQPSIGGNARTAIICTLSPARSHVEQTRNTLLFACCAKEVTTKAQVNVVMSDKALVKQLQKEVARLESELRTPNPTASNCDYVSLLRKKDLQIEKLEKEVKELAKQRDLAQSRVEDLLRMIKEDQKSKKDGEDNWDDDHSVSESSSICGPHRPDRRMREFDNPHFDDGDDTGSSHEEYPDEVCKEVQCIELEESSRDNSEHLDPSLSDNGELALTVSGEENETMNEGREESQIQNNSSYSLLDQFSQDISGSMSSSRSLKLTRSWSCREYHMTGSPERAGEMDRTPANGFERFPGRPDSWRRKLAPLDFGDSTRFGDGSQSSIGSPSANEFGEEVTSIQTFVAGMKEMVKLEYQKQLVDGQGEETQGKSSVKNVKDVGVDPMLEAPGTPLNWSLQFTKQQREIIELWKACCVPLTHRTYFFLLFRGDPKDSIYMEVELRRLTFLKETFFSANGSLKDAPTITLAASVKALRREREMLVKLMQKRLSADERTKLFKEWDIPLDSKRRRMQLATRLWSNTNDMNHVMESATVVAKLVRFSEQGMALKEMFGLSFTPQHTVRRSSWRSSRASL; encoded by the exons ATGGGGGCTATTGGTGGTGAGGAGCTGCTGAAATGGGAGAAGATGCAAGCGCTAAGTGGTCGCGAAGAGAAGATTTTTGTGTTGATAAGGCTAAGGCCTTTGAATGAGAAGGAAACTGCTGCAAATGAAACCGCAGACTGGGAATGCATTAATGATACTACCGTCTTGTACCGGAACACATTACGGGAGGGTTCAACATTTCCAAGTGCCTATACATTTG ACAGAGTATTTCGGGGTGACTGTGATACAAGACAGGTGTATGAGGAAGGAGCAAAAGAAATCGCTCTTTCAGTTGTTAATGGGATTAACT CCAGTATTTTTGCATATGGGCAAACAAGCAGTGGAAAGACATATACAATGGTTGGAATAACTGAATATGCTGTAGCAGATATTTTTGACTATATAAAAAGG CATGAGGAAAGAGCATTTGTGATAAAGTTCTCAGCAATTGAAATTTACAATGAAGTTGTTAGAGACCTCCTCAGTACAGACAATACTCCACTTAGGCTGCGTGATGATCCTGAG AGAGGACCCATTTTAGAGAAACTTACAGAGGAGAACTTACGGGACTGGGGGCATTTGCAAGAGCTTCTATCATTTTGTGAAG CTCAGAGACAGGTAGGAGAGACATACCTAAATGAAAAGAGTTCAAGATCTCATCAAATTATCAGATTG ACAATAGAAAGTTCTGCCAGGGAATTCTTGGGCAAAGGTAACTCAGCCACCCTAGCTGCCAGCGTG AATTTTGTTGATTTGGCCGGAAGTGAGCGTGCATCTCAGTTATCATCAGCTGGGGTGAGACTGAAAGAAGGTTGTCATATAAACCGGAGTTTACTTACTCTTGGAACAGTCATCCGCAAGCTGAG CAAGGGAAGAAATGGACACATTAATTACAGAGATTCAAAGTTGACACGCATACTTCAGCCTTCCATAGGTGGCAATGCTAGAACAGCCATTATTTGTACATTGAGCCCTGCACGAAGTCATGTTGAGCAAACAAGAAACACGCTTCTTTTTGCTTGTTGTGCAAAAGAAGTGACCACCAAAGCGCAGGTTAATGTGGTGATGTCTGATAAGGCCTTGGTTAAGCAATTGCAAAAAGAGGTAGCTAGGTTGGAAAGTGAGTTAAGAACCCCTAATCCCACTGCCTCCAATTGTGATTACGTATCATTGTTGAGGAAGAAGGATCTCCAGATAGAAAAG TTGGAGAAGGAAGTTAAGGAGCTAGCTAAGCAACGTGATCTTGCTCAATCAAGGGTTGAGGATTTGCTTCGCATGATCAAAGAGGATCAGAAATCTAAAAAA GACGGGGAAGATAACTGGGATGATGACCATTCAGTATCTGAATCATCAAGTATTTGTGGTCCACACCGTCCAGATAGGCGCATGAGAGAGTTCGACAATCCCCATTTTGATGATGGTGATGACACTGGAAGTAGTCATGAAG AATACCCTGATGAAGTTTGCAAAGAAGTTCAATGTATTGAGCTGGAGGAGTCAAGTCGAGACAACTCAGAACATCTTGATCCATCACTAAGTGACAATGGAGAATTAGCATTAACAGTATCTGGAGAGGAAAATGAAACGATGAATGAAGGAAGAGAAGAGAGTCAAATTCAAAACAACTCATCATATAGTTTACTTGATCAATTTTCACAAGACATATCAGGAAGTATGTCAAGTTCTAGAAGTCTTAAATTAACTCGGAGCTGGAGTTGTAGGGAATACCACATGACTGGTTCTCCCGAGAGAGCAGGAGAAATGGATAGGACTCCCGCCAATGGGTTTGAAAGATTCCCTGGAAGACCGGATAGTTGGAGAAGGAAGTTAGCTCCGCTAGATTTTGGGGATTCCACAAGATTTGGAGATGGTTCTCAGTCTTCTATCGGAAGTCCATCTGCAAATGAGTTTGGAGAAGAAGTTACTAGCATTCAAACTTTTGTTGCTGGGATGAAGGAAATGGTCAAACTTGAGTATCAGAAGCAGCTTGTTGATGGTCAG GGTGAAGAGACACAAGGAAAATCATCCGTGAAGAATGTGAAAGATGTAGGGGTTGATCCAATGTTAGAGGCACCTGGAACTCCTCTAAATTGGTCTCTGCAGTTCACAAAGCAACAAAGGGAGATAATTGAACTGTGGAAAGCTTGCTGCGTACCATTGACGCACAGGACCTACTTCTTTCTTTTGTTCAGGGGTGATCCAAAAGACTCGATTTACATGGAGGTAGAGCTGAGAAGACTAACTTTCCTCAAAGAAACATTTTTCAGTGCAAACGGGTCTCTGAAGGATGCTCCAACAATCACGCTTGCTGCAAG TGTGAAGGCTCTTCGGCGAGAGAGAGAAATGCTGGTCAAGCTTATGCAGAAAAGGCTTTCTGCAGATGAGAGAACAAAGCTGTTCAAGGAATGGGACATTCCGTTGGATTCGAAGCGCAGGAGGATGCAGCTAGCAACCCGTTTATGGAGTAACACTAATGATATGAACCATGTAATGGAGAGTGCCAC